The sequence TCACCTCAAGGAGGTCGCCGGGCTCAATCGCCTTAAATCCTGGCTGGACGACCGCGCGCACGCCATGCACAGCAGCGCCGCAACCAACCCGCTGGACCCACCCAAAGGTGTGCTTCTGTTCGGGGTGCAGGGCGGTGGCAAAAGCCTCGCCGCCAAAGCCATTGCCGGGGTGTGGGGCTTGCCCTTGTTGCGCCTGGATATGGCCGCGTTGTTTAACAAATTTATTGGTGAAACCGAGCGCAACCTGCGCGAAGCCTTAAAACTGGCGGATTTAATGAGCCCTTGCGTGCTCTGGCTGGACGAAATAGAAAAAGGCATGGCGCAAGGCAACGACGACAGCGGCACCCCAAAACGCCTGCTCGGAACGCTGTTAACCTGGATGGCCGAACGCCAAAGCCGGGTGTTTATGGTCGCCACCAGCAACGACATCAGCCAGTTACCGCCGGAATTAATGCGTAAAGGCCGCTTCGACGAAATCTTTTTTGTCGATTTGCCAGACGAGTCTGTGCGGGAATCCATATTTAATATTCACCTGAACAAACGCAGCCTCAATATTGCCGACTTCAATCTGCCAATGCTGGCAGTCATGACAGAAGGTTACACGGGTGCGGAAATAGAGCAGGCAATTGTGTCGGCGACTTATACCGCTGCTGCACGCCAGTCGCCGGTGAACGACGCCTTGCTGCGCGATGCCATTCGCCAAACGCAGCCGCTTTCCGTGGTTATGGCAGAAAAAATACAGGCGTTGCGAGCCTGGGCGGAGGAGAGAGCGGTAAGAGCGAATTAGTCGTCACGCCGCCGTGTATGAACGCGGGCCCAGGTTCTGGGTGAGTGGAAATAGTAGATGAATGCGAAGGGTGGGCGAACCTGCCGGTGCTCAACTGGCTGCAGGCCGCCCAAATAAAGCTGTTGTTTTTTTGTGAGTGTATTCCCCGATCAGTTCGCCAGCTTGTCGGTGGCGACATGGTATTGCGGGTCGAGAATACTCACTTCACATAAATCCCGCGCGTTATTCAGCAGTTCCCGGCACTCGGGGCTGAGGTGGCGCAGGTGCAAGGTCTTGCCTTGCTTTTGATAGCGTTCAGCCAGCGCATCCAGCGCTTCAATACCGGAATGGTCGCTAACGCGAGAGCGCTGGAATTCAATAATTACATCGCTGGGGTCATTTTCCGGGTCGAACAACTCTTTAAAGTTGGCAACCGAACCGAAGAAAATAGGGCCGCGCAATTCGTACACTTTACTGCCTTCTTCGTTTATATAGGTTTCCACGTAAATTAACTGCGCGTGTTTCCAGGCGAATACCAGGGCGGACACAATCACGCCTACGATTACCGCAATCGCCAG comes from Teredinibacter turnerae and encodes:
- a CDS encoding AAA family ATPase, translating into MDNNDLRLILNTNAALVVIETYDEARTIDLLKAEFADLGLPAWRWSVSEGLGPLGFGLELAHPEQYSDPLVALRYIKEYRARGAFVLCDIHPFLDEAKVVRMLKDVALNYSQCPQRVVLVSHALKLPPELARYAVSTEISLPNDEEILALVREQARIWAEENGQSRIRTDNQTLQKLVSNLRGLTHRDVKRLAYGAIADDGAITESDLPEITRAKFNLMDMEGVLHFEYSTAHLKEVAGLNRLKSWLDDRAHAMHSSAATNPLDPPKGVLLFGVQGGGKSLAAKAIAGVWGLPLLRLDMAALFNKFIGETERNLREALKLADLMSPCVLWLDEIEKGMAQGNDDSGTPKRLLGTLLTWMAERQSRVFMVATSNDISQLPPELMRKGRFDEIFFVDLPDESVRESIFNIHLNKRSLNIADFNLPMLAVMTEGYTGAEIEQAIVSATYTAAARQSPVNDALLRDAIRQTQPLSVVMAEKIQALRAWAEERAVRAN